Proteins encoded by one window of Collimonas fungivorans:
- a CDS encoding CoA-acylating methylmalonate-semialdehyde dehydrogenase: MTTSPTPLIQHYINGKVTESASGRLQDVFNPATGAVSARVVLGSVEEVNSAVAAASAAAPAWADTAPLKRARVMFRFKELMEQHHDALAAAITREHGKVFSDAKGEVTRGLEIVEFACGVPHLLKTQFTDNIGGGIDNWNLRQPLGVTAGITPFNFPVMVPLWMAPMAIATGNTFILKPSERDPSPSLMMADLFHQAGLPDGVFNVVQGDKLAVDTLLQHPDVKAVSFVGSTPIAEYIYQEGARRKGVYPLRVQALGGAKNHLVVMPDADLDQAVDALMGAAYGSAGERCMAISVAVAVGNVADKLIEALIPRVKALKIKNGMEADAEMGPVVSAVHKEKIEAYIEGGVAAGAKLLVDGRGLKVAGLEQGFFLGGSLFDQVTPEMKIYQEEIFGPVLCIVRVPDFAAAVNLINAHEFGNGVALFTSDGNTAREFSRRIEVGMVGINVPIPVPMAWHSFGGWKRSLFGDTHAYGEEGVRFYTRYKSIMQRWPQTISKGAEFTMPVAK; this comes from the coding sequence ATGACTACCAGCCCGACTCCGCTTATTCAACATTACATCAACGGCAAAGTGACCGAATCCGCCAGCGGCCGCTTGCAGGATGTGTTCAATCCGGCTACCGGTGCGGTTTCGGCCAGGGTCGTGCTGGGCAGCGTTGAAGAAGTCAACAGTGCGGTCGCGGCTGCATCGGCTGCAGCGCCGGCATGGGCTGACACGGCGCCGCTGAAGCGGGCGCGGGTGATGTTCAGGTTCAAGGAATTGATGGAGCAGCATCACGATGCGCTGGCGGCGGCGATCACGCGCGAGCACGGCAAGGTATTTTCCGACGCCAAAGGCGAAGTGACGCGCGGCCTGGAGATCGTCGAATTCGCTTGCGGCGTTCCGCATCTGCTGAAGACGCAATTTACCGACAATATCGGCGGCGGCATCGATAACTGGAACCTGCGCCAGCCGCTGGGCGTCACGGCCGGCATCACGCCGTTCAATTTTCCGGTGATGGTGCCGTTGTGGATGGCGCCGATGGCGATCGCGACCGGCAATACGTTTATCCTCAAGCCATCCGAGCGCGATCCGTCGCCGTCGTTGATGATGGCAGATCTGTTCCACCAGGCCGGTTTGCCGGATGGGGTATTCAATGTCGTGCAGGGCGACAAGCTGGCGGTGGATACCTTGCTGCAGCATCCCGATGTGAAAGCGGTGTCGTTTGTAGGATCGACGCCGATCGCGGAATATATCTACCAGGAAGGCGCCAGGCGCAAGGGCGTTTATCCGCTCAGGGTGCAGGCGCTGGGCGGCGCCAAGAACCACCTGGTGGTGATGCCGGACGCCGACCTGGACCAGGCGGTGGATGCCCTGATGGGTGCTGCTTATGGGTCGGCCGGCGAACGCTGCATGGCGATATCGGTGGCAGTCGCGGTCGGCAATGTCGCGGATAAATTGATAGAAGCCCTGATTCCGCGCGTGAAGGCGCTGAAGATCAAGAACGGCATGGAAGCCGATGCGGAAATGGGACCGGTGGTCAGCGCCGTGCACAAGGAAAAAATCGAGGCTTATATTGAAGGCGGCGTTGCTGCCGGCGCCAAGTTGCTGGTCGACGGCCGCGGCCTGAAAGTCGCCGGGCTGGAACAGGGATTTTTCCTTGGTGGGTCGTTGTTTGACCAGGTAACGCCGGAGATGAAAATCTACCAGGAAGAAATTTTCGGACCAGTCCTTTGCATCGTCCGGGTGCCTGATTTTGCCGCCGCCGTCAACCTGATCAATGCCCACGAATTCGGCAACGGCGTAGCGCTGTTCACTTCGGACGGCAATACGGCGCGCGAGTTTTCGCGGCGGATCGAAGTCGGCATGGTGGGCATCAATGTGCCGATTCCGGTGCCGATGGCCTGGCATTCTTTCGGCGGCTGGAAGCGCTCGCTGTTCGGCGACACGCATGCGTATGGAGAAGAGGGTGTGCGGTTTTATACGCGTTACAAATCGATCATGCAGCGTTGGCCGCAAACGATTTCAAAAGGCGCCGAATTCACCATGCCGGTGGCAAAATAA
- a CDS encoding LysR family transcriptional regulator, with translation MDITQLRAFVTVAREGNLTRAAELLHVTQPAVSLQIKSLQASLNLQLFARIPSGMALTDDGVKLLSFAERAIAAMAELRQQAESLHSNSSEILSGKLAIGTILDPEFIRLGAFLQRLVESYPQLSTQLQHSMSGDVLQQIKSGHLDVGYYLGTPNKNFHRLTLTQFTYCVLAPSGWKSRVSGKDWPALAKLPWIWTPPESAHHRLLSKTFAQYKVTPNKVALVDQEPSMLDLVKSGVGLSLVRESVALREAHAHGLVISDTVNLSTELSFITLEKRKDEPVISAIFAILQSIWKN, from the coding sequence ATGGACATTACCCAACTTCGCGCCTTCGTCACCGTCGCCAGGGAAGGCAACCTGACACGCGCTGCAGAACTGCTGCACGTCACGCAACCGGCTGTCAGCCTGCAAATCAAGTCGCTGCAGGCAAGCCTGAACCTGCAATTGTTTGCACGCATCCCGAGCGGCATGGCGTTGACCGACGATGGCGTCAAGTTACTGTCATTTGCCGAACGTGCAATCGCCGCCATGGCCGAATTGCGCCAGCAGGCCGAAAGCCTGCACTCGAACAGCTCGGAAATCCTGAGTGGAAAACTTGCGATCGGCACCATCCTAGATCCTGAATTCATCCGGCTGGGTGCTTTCCTGCAGCGCCTGGTGGAAAGTTATCCCCAGCTTTCTACACAGTTGCAACACAGCATGTCAGGCGATGTGCTGCAGCAAATCAAATCCGGCCATCTCGATGTCGGTTACTACCTCGGTACGCCAAACAAGAATTTCCACCGGCTCACACTGACACAATTTACTTACTGTGTGCTTGCACCATCCGGCTGGAAAAGCAGGGTTTCAGGAAAAGACTGGCCGGCTTTGGCGAAACTGCCCTGGATCTGGACTCCTCCCGAGTCCGCTCATCATCGTTTGCTCAGCAAAACTTTTGCTCAATACAAAGTCACACCTAACAAAGTTGCCCTGGTCGACCAGGAACCTTCGATGCTCGACCTGGTGAAATCCGGAGTCGGCTTGTCCCTGGTGCGCGAGTCAGTGGCGTTGCGTGAAGCACATGCTCACGGTCTGGTGATTTCCGATACGGTCAATTTATCCACCGAACTTTCGTTTATCACCTTGGAGAAGCGTAAAGACGAACCGGTAATTTCCGCAATCTTTGCCATATTGCAATCAATTTGGAAAAATTAA
- a CDS encoding aspartate carbamoyltransferase, whose product MSDQQTFLRDAMRRLNLTRDHFSDRIGVRKRALDTWLLPETSSEFRVMPDIVSKFVGEILEGELLLPASTQSVYQNKIGAPLREQIAYNGRPQLLSVDQFSRDSLEQLFRITDIMQPIARRQKVTRILEGAVLANLFFEASTRTRISFGAAFCRLGGSVCDTTGFTFSSMTKGESIYDTSRVISGYADVLVVRHPEQGAVDEFARATNIPVINGGDGPGEHPSQAILDLYTIQREFSRLGKLVDGAHIVMVGDLKYGRTVHSLIKLLALYRGLRFTLVAPATLEMPAHILERIARGGHVVEQSTSLAQGLKGADVVYATRIQKERFADEAIEGYTPDFQINQALIDSACSADTIVMHPLPRDGRPGANDLSTDLNHDPRLAIFRQTDNGIPVRMAIFATLLGVENQVQHSMRDASWRSPHHVGPDDAAFDGVA is encoded by the coding sequence ATGAGTGATCAACAGACTTTCCTGCGCGACGCCATGCGTCGTTTGAACCTGACCAGGGACCATTTTTCCGATCGCATCGGCGTCCGCAAGCGCGCATTGGATACTTGGCTGCTTCCTGAAACATCAAGTGAATTCCGGGTCATGCCGGACATTGTCAGCAAATTTGTCGGGGAAATCCTCGAAGGTGAATTGCTTCTTCCTGCCTCGACGCAGAGCGTATATCAAAATAAGATTGGCGCCCCGCTCCGCGAACAGATTGCCTATAACGGCAGACCTCAGCTGTTATCGGTGGACCAGTTTTCACGCGATTCGCTGGAGCAGCTGTTCCGCATCACGGACATCATGCAGCCCATTGCGAGGCGCCAGAAGGTCACGCGCATCCTTGAGGGTGCCGTACTGGCCAATCTGTTCTTTGAAGCCAGCACACGCACGCGTATCAGCTTTGGCGCGGCGTTTTGCCGGCTGGGAGGTTCGGTTTGCGACACTACCGGCTTCACCTTCTCTTCAATGACCAAGGGCGAGTCGATTTATGACACCAGCCGCGTCATCAGCGGTTATGCCGACGTCCTGGTAGTCAGGCATCCCGAACAAGGGGCGGTCGACGAATTTGCCCGCGCCACGAATATCCCGGTGATCAATGGCGGCGACGGCCCGGGTGAGCATCCCAGCCAGGCGATCCTGGACCTGTACACCATACAGCGCGAATTCTCGCGCCTGGGGAAACTGGTCGACGGCGCCCACATCGTCATGGTGGGCGACCTGAAGTACGGCCGCACCGTACATTCGCTGATTAAGCTGCTGGCGCTGTATCGCGGCCTCAGGTTCACGCTGGTGGCGCCGGCAACGTTGGAGATGCCGGCCCATATCCTGGAACGCATTGCGCGCGGCGGCCACGTGGTGGAGCAGTCGACCTCGCTGGCGCAGGGCTTGAAGGGGGCTGACGTCGTGTACGCAACCCGGATCCAGAAAGAACGCTTCGCCGACGAGGCCATAGAAGGCTACACCCCGGATTTCCAGATCAACCAGGCGCTGATCGACTCCGCCTGCAGCGCCGACACCATCGTCATGCATCCCCTGCCACGCGACGGCAGGCCCGGCGCCAATGATCTCAGCACCGATCTCAACCACGATCCGCGCCTGGCGATCTTCCGCCAGACGGACAACGGCATACCGGTGAGGATGGCGATCTTTGCGACCTTGCTGGGTGTGGAAAACCAGGTGCAGCATTCGATGCGCGACGCCAGCTGGCGCTCGCCGCACCACGTCGGACCGGATGATGCGGCATTTGATGGGGTCGCCTAG
- a CDS encoding AsmA family protein, with amino-acid sequence MTTSTFPPLRRPVRVLLWSIAALIGLIALCVALLLTFDWNRAKPWLNQRVSEATGRNFAIRGDLALTWQKSQTDLDSWRRWVPWPRLSAKDIVLDNPDWAKTGPHMAEIGQLTFSLSPLPLLAHQIVVPSLELDTPSIALERKPDGDNNWTFKSSGPSSWQLQLQKLVLAKGTVRLLDPVSKLDIKADIDSLPAVSAEGYGIGWKVGGTFNKAAVSGEGKAGAVLSLQNSSKPYPLQASVHVGKTAIAIQGTLTKPSDLAALDLRLKLSGASMSNLYPLTGIVLPATPPFATEGRLIGKLNSAGGDWIYDKFSGRVGSSDLSGTLEYVAQKPRPLLKGTLLSNQLKLQDLAPLIGADSNASKANRGDGVAQPGNKVLPVEQFDTARWGSIDADVKFTGRKIIRDKDLPIQDLVADLHLKDSVLSLTPLNFGVAGGNLVSNIKLDGGNKLIKAEMKISARHLKIKQLFPTLASAQASLGEINGDASLSAVGNSVASLLGSSNGELKTLINQGTISKFLLEAAGLNIGNVVISKLFGDKQVKLNCLASDFAVTNGVMDARTFVMDTDDAIINVQGQVNLAQESLALTINPKTKGLRIFSLRSPLHVTGSFKNPDVGVDKGVLALKAGGAIALGVLAPVAAVLPLINISPDQQSDCAGLLALAKEKPVAPPPGKTLRPKKAR; translated from the coding sequence GCGTCCGGTTCGCGTGCTGTTGTGGTCGATTGCGGCGCTGATTGGTTTGATCGCCCTGTGCGTGGCGCTGCTGCTCACGTTCGACTGGAACCGCGCCAAACCGTGGCTGAACCAGCGGGTCAGCGAGGCTACCGGGCGCAATTTTGCGATTCGCGGCGACCTCGCGCTTACCTGGCAAAAATCGCAGACCGACCTCGACAGCTGGCGCCGCTGGGTGCCCTGGCCGCGCCTGAGCGCGAAGGACATCGTGCTGGACAATCCCGACTGGGCCAAGACCGGTCCGCACATGGCAGAGATCGGCCAGCTGACGTTTTCCTTGAGTCCCTTGCCGCTGCTGGCGCACCAGATCGTGGTGCCGTCGCTGGAACTGGATACGCCGAGCATCGCGCTGGAGCGCAAGCCGGATGGCGACAACAACTGGACTTTCAAATCCAGCGGACCGTCTTCCTGGCAGCTGCAGCTGCAAAAGCTGGTGCTGGCGAAAGGCACGGTGAGATTGCTTGATCCCGTCAGCAAGCTCGACATCAAGGCGGACATCGACAGCTTGCCGGCTGTCAGCGCCGAGGGCTACGGCATCGGCTGGAAAGTCGGCGGCACCTTCAACAAAGCCGCCGTCAGCGGCGAAGGCAAGGCCGGCGCGGTGCTGTCGCTGCAGAATTCGAGCAAGCCGTATCCGCTGCAAGCCAGCGTCCATGTCGGCAAGACCGCGATTGCAATCCAGGGCACGCTGACCAAGCCGAGCGACCTGGCGGCGCTGGACCTGCGCCTGAAACTGTCGGGCGCCAGCATGTCCAACCTGTACCCGCTGACCGGCATCGTGCTGCCGGCGACGCCGCCGTTCGCCACCGAAGGGCGGCTGATCGGCAAGCTCAACAGCGCCGGCGGCGACTGGATCTACGATAAGTTCAGCGGCCGCGTCGGTTCCAGCGATTTGTCCGGCACGCTGGAATATGTCGCGCAGAAGCCGCGGCCTTTGCTGAAAGGCACGCTGTTGTCGAACCAGCTCAAGCTGCAGGATCTGGCGCCGCTGATCGGCGCCGACTCCAACGCCAGCAAGGCCAATCGCGGCGATGGCGTGGCGCAGCCGGGCAACAAGGTGCTGCCGGTGGAGCAATTCGATACCGCGCGCTGGGGCAGCATCGATGCCGACGTCAAGTTCACTGGGCGCAAGATCATCCGCGATAAAGACCTGCCGATCCAGGACCTGGTGGCCGACCTCCACCTGAAGGACAGCGTGCTGTCGCTGACGCCGCTAAACTTCGGCGTGGCCGGCGGCAACCTGGTTTCCAACATCAAGCTGGACGGCGGCAATAAGCTGATCAAGGCGGAAATGAAAATTTCGGCGCGCCATCTGAAAATCAAGCAGCTGTTCCCTACGCTGGCGTCAGCCCAGGCCAGCCTGGGTGAGATCAATGGCGACGCTTCGCTGTCCGCGGTCGGCAATTCGGTGGCCAGTCTGCTGGGCAGCTCGAACGGCGAGCTGAAAACCCTGATCAACCAGGGCACCATCAGCAAGTTCCTGCTGGAAGCGGCGGGCCTGAATATCGGCAATGTGGTGATTTCCAAGCTGTTCGGCGACAAACAGGTCAAGCTGAATTGCCTGGCGAGCGATTTTGCCGTGACCAATGGCGTGATGGATGCGCGCACCTTCGTAATGGATACCGACGATGCCATCATCAACGTCCAGGGCCAGGTCAACCTGGCGCAGGAATCGCTGGCCCTGACCATCAATCCGAAGACCAAGGGATTGCGCATTTTCTCGCTCAGGTCGCCGCTGCACGTCACAGGCAGCTTCAAGAACCCGGACGTAGGGGTGGACAAGGGTGTGCTGGCGTTGAAAGCTGGCGGCGCGATTGCCCTCGGCGTGCTGGCTCCGGTGGCGGCGGTGCTGCCCTTGATTAATATCAGCCCGGACCAGCAAAGCGATTGCGCCGGCCTGCTGGCGCTGGCCAAGGAAAAACCGGTGGCGCCGCCGCCCGGCAAGACGCTGCGGCCAAAGAAAGCGCGCTAG